From a region of the Fibrobacter sp. UWR4 genome:
- a CDS encoding NYN domain-containing protein, with the protein MPQKALRIGFFLDGYTLKKVNEYYRVHHRYHSNVDFRGLKSWLEMHLSKVFADGGRPIEMECHYYHPHRNPHIYGSSVSGVLKLEHELCTAGFQVHYSNMTEDNGMMGPNLGLMEDALLIASYHKMDIVVLLSTQGQYAPLPDRLRMMGVPTVLLGWDFVYPKGKSAVRWKTDSCLREYCAHYVAMEKVMDMDPKSDQPPRGFFFQKERNFDRKRDPMWRDTVTKLRRQFPSCAKQA; encoded by the coding sequence TCTTTCTGGATGGTTATACACTTAAGAAGGTGAACGAATATTACAGGGTTCACCACAGGTACCATTCCAATGTGGATTTCAGGGGATTGAAGAGCTGGCTGGAAATGCACCTGAGCAAGGTGTTTGCCGATGGCGGCCGCCCCATCGAGATGGAATGCCATTATTATCACCCTCACAGGAATCCCCATATCTACGGTAGTTCCGTCAGCGGGGTGCTGAAGCTGGAACACGAACTTTGCACTGCCGGATTCCAGGTCCATTACAGCAACATGACCGAGGACAACGGCATGATGGGACCGAATCTGGGCTTGATGGAGGACGCGCTCCTTATCGCCTCCTATCACAAGATGGACATTGTGGTACTGCTCAGTACCCAGGGCCAGTATGCGCCGCTTCCCGATAGGCTCCGTATGATGGGGGTGCCTACGGTGCTTCTGGGATGGGACTTCGTGTATCCCAAGGGCAAGAGCGCCGTCCGCTGGAAGACGGATTCCTGCCTTAGGGAGTATTGCGCCCACTACGTGGCCATGGAGAAGGTGATGGATATGGACCCGAAGTCGGACCAGCCGCCCCGTGGCTTCTTCTTTCAGAAGGAAAGGAACTTTGACCGCAAGCGGGATCCCATGTGGCGCGATACTGTTACAAAACTCAGGCGGCAGTTTCCGTCCTGTGCCAAGCAGGCCTAA
- a CDS encoding ABC transporter substrate-binding protein produces MVLVLLVMLVGCGNDKARAEKGGGEISCRDHLYGRNVYKMVIFDEYFPSELSKFLSPMMALSIENDCDGERAVLIRSVVGRDTLDKIFVLRDSAAMAENKPLPPDIADAKVLRYPLERVVVLSSAQIGYMTRLGLEDRIVGVGEGKYIADSTLYAKVAAKEIVEIGYGNAADYEKLMALKPDLVMTFATGGGQDDYERMEKLGLPVMLTPEWRSSSPVTKARWLELYGVMFGVEELAKAELLKSELAYGTVYASADSGSSKPCPRVLAGMSYGGVWYAPGGNSYTGNLIKDAGGCYLWASDTTRELKLTIEDVMALADSVDIWINPGMFGSPEEILAAEPRAAHIKAFKNKRVFQNDGRKGPGGGNDFYESAVARPAELLWNLKKQFGTAPEVLPKTTLGKPIRPISVDTSFEWYHNIF; encoded by the coding sequence ATGGTTTTGGTCCTGCTGGTTATGCTGGTTGGTTGCGGGAACGATAAGGCCCGGGCAGAAAAGGGCGGGGGAGAAATTTCCTGCAGGGACCACCTCTACGGCAGGAACGTTTATAAAATGGTGATTTTTGACGAGTATTTTCCGTCGGAATTGTCCAAGTTCCTTTCTCCAATGATGGCTTTGTCTATTGAGAACGACTGTGATGGAGAACGGGCCGTATTGATTCGTTCTGTTGTGGGGCGGGATACCTTGGACAAGATTTTTGTGCTTAGGGATTCTGCGGCCATGGCGGAGAATAAGCCGTTACCTCCAGATATTGCCGATGCCAAGGTTTTGCGTTACCCCCTTGAACGAGTGGTTGTCCTTTCGTCTGCGCAGATTGGCTACATGACCCGCCTTGGCCTGGAAGATCGTATTGTGGGTGTTGGGGAAGGAAAGTATATTGCGGATTCTACTTTGTATGCAAAGGTCGCCGCGAAGGAGATTGTGGAAATTGGATATGGCAATGCTGCCGATTATGAAAAGCTTATGGCCCTGAAGCCAGACCTTGTGATGACCTTTGCCACGGGCGGCGGCCAGGATGACTACGAGCGCATGGAAAAGCTTGGCCTGCCGGTAATGCTGACGCCGGAGTGGCGCTCCAGTAGTCCAGTCACCAAGGCGCGCTGGCTTGAACTTTACGGGGTGATGTTTGGCGTAGAGGAATTGGCAAAAGCCGAATTGTTGAAGAGTGAGTTGGCCTACGGTACCGTTTATGCTAGTGCAGATTCGGGCTCGTCAAAGCCCTGCCCTCGTGTACTTGCGGGCATGAGCTACGGAGGTGTGTGGTATGCTCCTGGTGGAAACAGCTACACGGGCAATCTCATCAAGGATGCTGGCGGTTGCTACCTGTGGGCTTCCGACACCACCCGCGAATTGAAGCTGACCATTGAAGACGTGATGGCCCTGGCTGATTCCGTAGACATCTGGATCAATCCGGGCATGTTTGGATCGCCTGAGGAAATTCTCGCAGCTGAACCTCGTGCCGCCCATATCAAGGCTTTCAAGAACAAGAGGGTGTTCCAGAACGATGGCCGCAAGGGGCCCGGCGGCGGAAATGATTTTTATGAAAGTGCGGTGGCCCGGCCTGCCGAATTGCTTTGGAATTTGAAGAAACAGTTTGGCACTGCTCCGGAAGTTTTACCCAAAACAACCCTAGGGAAGCCAATTAGGCCTATTTCCGTAGATACTTCCTTTGAATGGTACCACAATATTTTCTAA
- a CDS encoding cyclic nucleotide-binding domain-containing protein, translating into MMKPHTGIGDWIAANYEMGTPFLQQVPRDCADYLLLNAQIREYDAGDVIINGGTIGDSFCVLQSGRAFICGQILPDGHYNTLAAVEAGACFGEMSIICNEPTSNTVIAAEDGCTVLHIPRDEFVKFLDKNPNIMVYLYKVVADRLRAKNQAFDEFERLSLLASGKVLPFIDFAQTMEKSRITGTVLFECNGESGFIAFRDGRICCAKCGKLAGPDAFERLLSWGDETLYKLDTHLMPEVVNINQMTDTTSLILDALRNIDEKQSAQH; encoded by the coding sequence ATGATGAAACCTCACACAGGTATTGGCGACTGGATCGCGGCGAACTACGAGATGGGTACCCCCTTCTTGCAGCAGGTTCCCCGTGACTGTGCCGACTATTTGCTTTTGAATGCCCAGATTCGTGAATACGATGCTGGTGACGTGATTATCAATGGCGGGACCATTGGTGATTCATTCTGTGTGCTTCAGAGTGGCCGCGCCTTCATTTGCGGTCAGATTCTTCCCGACGGTCATTACAACACCTTGGCTGCAGTTGAGGCTGGCGCCTGCTTTGGCGAAATGTCCATCATCTGTAACGAGCCTACCAGCAATACGGTGATCGCCGCCGAAGACGGTTGCACCGTACTTCACATTCCCCGTGATGAATTCGTGAAGTTCCTGGACAAGAATCCCAACATCATGGTTTACCTGTACAAGGTGGTGGCTGACCGACTCCGTGCCAAGAACCAGGCCTTCGATGAATTCGAACGTCTGTCCCTGTTGGCCTCCGGCAAGGTGCTCCCCTTTATCGATTTTGCCCAGACCATGGAAAAGAGCCGCATCACCGGTACGGTCCTTTTCGAATGCAATGGCGAAAGCGGCTTTATTGCATTCCGTGACGGACGTATCTGCTGCGCCAAGTGTGGCAAACTGGCAGGTCCGGATGCATTTGAAAGGCTCCTCTCCTGGGGTGACGAAACACTTTACAAGCTTGATACTCACTTGATGCCCGAAGTCGTGAATATCAACCAGATGACTGATACTACCAGTCTCATTCTGGACGCTTTAAGAAATATTGATGAAAAACAAAGTGCACAGCACTAG
- the purM gene encoding phosphoribosylformylglycinamidine cyclo-ligase, with product MNYADAGVSLARADEAMVGVKKSVRTTFNEGVLGDVGNFGGLFTLNHLGMKDPVLVSSVDGVGTKLKVDIEMGTHTLPGQDIVNHCCDDILVQGARPLFFLDYVATGRLEPGVMDQLVAGMAKACRENGLVLIGGETAEMPGFYGPGDYDISGTIVGVVERENIIDGKKIKPGTIILGLPSTGLHTNGYSLARKVLFDVAGYKVDTPLEGTDMTIGEALTMPHRSYYPSLIDLCNKKIIQGLAHITGSGYQGNIPRILPDNVDVIIDRTSWDPSPIFKLIQKEGSVEKDEMYSTFNMGMGMLIFIDPADKAEVVAHLEAKGEKWVQVGEVVEGSKTVKFKD from the coding sequence ATGAACTACGCAGACGCTGGTGTATCTCTGGCCCGTGCAGACGAAGCAATGGTCGGAGTCAAGAAGTCCGTCCGTACCACCTTTAACGAAGGCGTTCTCGGTGACGTAGGCAACTTCGGTGGCCTGTTCACTCTGAACCACCTGGGCATGAAGGACCCCGTTCTCGTCAGCTCCGTTGACGGTGTCGGTACCAAGCTGAAGGTCGACATCGAAATGGGTACTCATACCCTTCCTGGCCAGGACATCGTGAACCACTGCTGCGACGATATTCTCGTCCAGGGCGCACGTCCCCTGTTCTTCCTGGACTATGTGGCTACCGGCCGTCTGGAACCGGGTGTCATGGACCAGCTGGTTGCAGGTATGGCCAAGGCCTGCCGCGAAAACGGTCTCGTTTTGATCGGCGGTGAAACTGCTGAAATGCCGGGCTTCTACGGTCCGGGTGACTACGACATCTCCGGTACCATCGTGGGTGTGGTTGAACGCGAAAACATCATCGACGGCAAGAAGATCAAGCCGGGTACCATCATCCTCGGTCTCCCGTCCACCGGTCTTCACACCAACGGCTACTCTCTGGCCCGTAAGGTTCTCTTCGACGTTGCCGGCTACAAGGTCGACACTCCGCTGGAAGGCACCGACATGACCATCGGCGAAGCTCTCACCATGCCGCACCGCAGCTACTACCCGAGCCTCATCGATCTCTGCAACAAGAAGATCATCCAGGGTCTCGCACACATCACTGGTTCCGGCTACCAGGGCAACATTCCCCGTATCCTCCCGGACAACGTTGATGTTATCATCGACCGTACCTCCTGGGATCCGTCCCCGATCTTCAAGCTCATCCAGAAGGAAGGCTCCGTGGAGAAGGACGAAATGTACTCTACCTTCAACATGGGCATGGGTATGTTGATCTTCATCGACCCGGCTGACAAGGCTGAAGTGGTTGCCCATCTCGAAGCCAAGGGCGAAAAGTGGGTGCAGGTCGGCGAAGTCGTCGAGGGCTCCAAGACCGTCAAGTTCAAGGACTAG
- a CDS encoding glycosyl hydrolase family 5 yields the protein MKHLFYKTLVAGAVAMAGLVACGDDSGSGNPSLPSGNNTCAGIVATEQVSVIDLGTAKLLVYPIGIEGLGKVTLADGTPFGSYDGTNIYDLNGTVYMEAGYADMQNKCAATATIDPGTGEVFPNSSASVPGTDPVPASSATVPGIDPVPGSSATIIPGIDPVPGSSATVPGTDPAPASSAAQEVPKDENGFPTIESYGAPPAEYTKEIQNNGKTGWSSRYWDACKPHCSWLSSVDTTSEETYQAGMTVARNCNIHDVEVPAFTLGHAVQQYWMGYEGTPSACVNENAGGTYTCTDMAPIALNDTLAYGYVAGSGELYKYGCGKCYHLQFNGGNHANDVKATHKALKGKHMIVMVSNIGYDVEAGQFDMMVPGGGVGAFNALSTQIGVPPSGLGAGNGGFLTECQSKLGWDNTVEKYQQCVIEKCEEVFSQWPNLLRGCKWYAEWYMTADNPTFNWEEVECPQYLVDHYITNINTTKDNRYRWRDDWSDYKTGDELATQECLNDEYPQGCAP from the coding sequence ATGAAACATCTTTTCTATAAGACTTTGGTGGCAGGTGCCGTGGCCATGGCTGGCCTGGTAGCCTGCGGTGACGATTCTGGTTCCGGTAATCCGTCCTTGCCGTCCGGAAACAATACCTGTGCGGGCATCGTCGCAACGGAACAGGTTTCTGTAATTGACCTAGGTACTGCAAAGCTCCTGGTCTATCCTATCGGCATCGAAGGTTTGGGCAAGGTGACTCTTGCAGATGGCACTCCGTTCGGTAGCTACGATGGTACAAATATCTATGATCTTAACGGCACGGTCTACATGGAAGCGGGCTATGCTGATATGCAGAACAAGTGCGCTGCTACCGCTACGATCGATCCGGGTACTGGAGAAGTTTTTCCCAACTCCTCTGCAAGCGTCCCGGGTACCGATCCTGTTCCTGCATCTTCCGCAACGGTTCCTGGTATTGATCCCGTTCCCGGCTCTTCCGCAACTATTATTCCTGGCATTGATCCTGTGCCCGGTTCTTCCGCAACGGTTCCCGGCACCGATCCTGCTCCGGCAAGTTCTGCCGCCCAGGAAGTCCCCAAGGATGAAAACGGATTCCCCACCATCGAATCCTACGGCGCTCCCCCCGCAGAATATACCAAGGAAATCCAGAACAATGGCAAGACTGGCTGGAGCTCCCGTTACTGGGACGCCTGTAAGCCCCATTGCTCCTGGCTCAGCAGCGTCGATACCACCAGCGAGGAAACTTACCAGGCTGGCATGACCGTTGCCCGTAACTGCAATATCCACGACGTGGAAGTTCCCGCCTTTACCCTGGGTCATGCAGTTCAGCAGTACTGGATGGGTTACGAAGGTACTCCGAGCGCCTGTGTTAACGAAAATGCCGGCGGTACCTATACTTGTACCGACATGGCTCCCATCGCCCTGAACGATACCCTTGCCTATGGCTATGTGGCTGGCTCCGGCGAATTGTACAAGTATGGTTGCGGTAAGTGCTATCACTTGCAGTTTAACGGCGGTAACCACGCCAATGACGTAAAGGCGACCCACAAGGCTCTCAAGGGAAAGCACATGATCGTCATGGTTTCCAACATCGGTTACGACGTGGAAGCAGGCCAGTTCGACATGATGGTGCCGGGTGGCGGCGTGGGCGCATTCAATGCTCTTTCTACCCAGATCGGCGTTCCTCCTAGCGGCCTTGGTGCAGGCAACGGTGGTTTCCTGACTGAATGCCAGAGCAAGCTTGGCTGGGACAACACTGTAGAAAAATATCAGCAGTGCGTGATTGAAAAGTGTGAAGAAGTATTCAGTCAGTGGCCCAACTTGCTGCGCGGCTGTAAGTGGTATGCCGAATGGTACATGACTGCAGACAATCCCACCTTCAACTGGGAAGAAGTGGAATGCCCCCAGTACCTGGTGGACCATTACATTACCAACATCAATACTACCAAGGACAACCGTTATCGTTGGCGTGACGACTGGTCCGATTACAAGACTGGCGATGAACTCGCCACTCAGGAATGTCTGAACGACGAATATCCTCAGGGTTGCGCTCCGTAA
- a CDS encoding glycosyl hydrolase family 5: protein MKYPFAKSFVAISALAVAGLVACGDDNPSNPGQGSSLIPESSSATISQNPNTSSSVPGQVVPGVSSSSGNVVPGSSAAVPGSSAVAPASSDSQPGVIPASSATQVVPKDENGFPTLESYGAPSALYTKDISATAKRGWNTRYWDACKPHCSWLRENENDVTRADRTSNETYAAELMTARNCNIHDVEVPTFTLGNVSKAWLGYEGTRSACGDEKEAGVFTCTDMAPIAVNDTLAYAYVAGTADSKCGKCYHLQYDGHFKDEFEMNPPKATHKALKGKHLVVMASNIGMDVAGGNPDLPAGQFDLMVPGGGVGAFDALSTQVNGKNVNWGAGFGGFLTECQKNTNCGTEGSLDCYQTCVKDMCDAAFGNAGLPNLLRGCHWFADWYMAADNPTYYIEEVECPQYLVDHYVTRINTTIETNIKKRTDWSDFKEGDVLDTLHCWKAGEAPAEPGGWQNPSAGCDVPQ from the coding sequence ATGAAATATCCTTTTGCTAAAAGCTTTGTGGCGATCAGTGCGTTGGCTGTTGCAGGTCTTGTGGCCTGCGGCGACGACAATCCCTCTAATCCGGGACAGGGGAGTTCCCTTATTCCGGAAAGTAGTTCCGCTACTATTTCCCAGAATCCCAATACTTCCAGTTCTGTTCCCGGTCAGGTTGTTCCTGGCGTAAGCAGTTCCTCTGGAAATGTTGTCCCTGGTTCTAGTGCGGCAGTTCCTGGTTCCAGCGCAGTGGCGCCTGCCTCCAGTGATTCCCAGCCGGGTGTTATCCCCGCAAGTTCCGCTACCCAGGTGGTTCCTAAGGACGAAAACGGTTTCCCCACCTTGGAATCCTATGGCGCTCCCTCCGCCTTATATACCAAGGACATTTCCGCAACTGCAAAGCGCGGCTGGAACACCCGTTACTGGGACGCCTGTAAGCCTCACTGCTCATGGCTCAGGGAAAACGAAAACGACGTCACACGTGCGGATCGTACTTCCAATGAAACTTACGCTGCGGAACTTATGACGGCCCGTAACTGCAACATTCACGACGTCGAGGTTCCCACCTTTACGCTGGGTAACGTAAGCAAGGCCTGGCTGGGTTACGAAGGTACCCGAAGCGCCTGCGGCGACGAAAAGGAAGCCGGTGTCTTTACCTGTACCGACATGGCTCCCATTGCGGTGAACGATACTCTGGCCTACGCCTATGTGGCAGGCACCGCCGACAGCAAGTGCGGTAAGTGCTATCACCTGCAGTACGATGGTCATTTCAAGGATGAATTCGAGATGAATCCGCCCAAGGCTACCCATAAGGCTCTTAAGGGTAAGCATCTGGTGGTGATGGCCTCCAACATCGGTATGGATGTTGCCGGCGGTAATCCCGACCTTCCTGCAGGTCAGTTCGACTTGATGGTGCCGGGTGGCGGCGTGGGCGCCTTTGACGCTCTTTCCACCCAGGTGAACGGCAAGAACGTGAACTGGGGTGCAGGCTTTGGCGGCTTCCTTACGGAATGCCAGAAGAACACCAATTGCGGTACCGAAGGTTCCCTGGATTGTTACCAGACCTGTGTCAAGGACATGTGCGATGCAGCATTCGGTAACGCAGGCCTTCCCAACCTGCTCCGCGGTTGCCACTGGTTTGCCGACTGGTACATGGCTGCCGACAATCCCACCTACTACATCGAGGAAGTGGAATGTCCCCAGTACCTGGTGGACCACTACGTAACCCGCATCAATACCACCATCGAAACCAACATCAAGAAGCGTACCGACTGGTCCGATTTCAAGGAAGGCGATGTGCTAGATACCTTGCACTGCTGGAAGGCTGGTGAAGCTCCTGCAGAACCTGGTGGATGGCAGAATCCCAGCGCTGGTTGCGACGTACCCCAGTAA
- a CDS encoding SGNH/GDSL hydrolase family protein: MINFEARGFAAGLGCIAVLAASAFAITPNPNLSIGKNLYVDGAVNSNQKPGTYTDGHLDANQIASVSDFALNVGKRPSKLFITWETRGDEAWLGDRYVQVQSSCIHHHAKGSSLENFKVMTSSNSTNGVDGDWETAAEVGESGAMSRGLAIDFAGKSWFRIVTDSPVANLEEIGAYDMSNGGDDTWFFLGTSITQMGMKQSEVDSSFAQLIHARYPKYYPVMLRGGVACVTSSGVVDGLASYSEYAGNVKYWAIEMGTNDAWGGSDYNLETFKANMQDIIDVAKRNGATPIIARMMATNPEVAGWQVHEDYLKAIEELTEENHLPKGPDFFAYFSNHPEELIGGNDGVHPNEVGAASMHRLWAEAMAPLYESGSVSDEGIDSRRVRFEIPEIRVTGKSIAVTGLQNNLQMTVMDVMGHAVENRNLPAGHYLVVIRDNGSSYSTKVTVK, encoded by the coding sequence ATGATAAATTTTGAAGCACGCGGTTTTGCCGCAGGTTTGGGCTGTATTGCTGTTCTCGCCGCCAGCGCCTTTGCAATTACCCCCAACCCGAATTTAAGCATTGGCAAGAACCTGTATGTTGACGGCGCCGTCAATTCCAACCAGAAACCTGGAACTTATACGGATGGCCATCTGGATGCTAACCAGATTGCATCTGTTAGTGATTTTGCCTTGAATGTGGGGAAGCGACCTTCCAAACTTTTTATCACTTGGGAAACACGTGGTGATGAAGCCTGGCTTGGAGATAGATATGTGCAGGTGCAGTCTTCCTGTATCCATCATCATGCAAAGGGATCCAGCCTTGAAAATTTTAAGGTCATGACTTCCTCCAACTCCACTAACGGTGTGGACGGCGACTGGGAAACGGCTGCGGAAGTGGGGGAGAGCGGTGCCATGAGCCGTGGGCTCGCAATTGATTTTGCAGGCAAGTCCTGGTTTAGAATTGTGACGGATAGCCCTGTTGCCAACCTGGAAGAGATTGGCGCTTATGATATGAGCAATGGCGGTGACGATACCTGGTTCTTCCTGGGTACAAGCATTACCCAGATGGGAATGAAACAGTCCGAGGTGGATTCCAGTTTCGCCCAGCTGATCCACGCCCGTTATCCGAAATATTATCCCGTGATGCTGCGAGGCGGCGTTGCCTGCGTTACCTCTAGTGGCGTGGTGGATGGTCTTGCATCTTACAGCGAGTATGCAGGTAACGTAAAGTACTGGGCAATCGAGATGGGAACGAATGATGCCTGGGGTGGTAGCGATTACAATCTGGAAACCTTCAAGGCGAACATGCAGGACATTATTGACGTTGCCAAGCGGAACGGCGCTACTCCCATTATTGCCCGCATGATGGCTACCAATCCCGAAGTTGCCGGATGGCAGGTCCACGAGGATTATTTGAAGGCGATTGAGGAACTGACGGAAGAGAACCATTTGCCGAAAGGGCCTGACTTTTTTGCCTATTTTTCTAATCATCCCGAGGAACTGATTGGGGGAAACGATGGTGTGCATCCTAATGAAGTAGGGGCCGCCAGCATGCATCGCCTGTGGGCGGAAGCCATGGCTCCGCTGTATGAATCAGGCTCTGTTTCCGATGAAGGAATTGATTCACGACGAGTTCGTTTTGAGATTCCTGAAATTCGTGTGACGGGAAAGTCCATTGCTGTAACGGGGCTGCAGAACAACCTGCAGATGACTGTCATGGACGTAATGGGGCATGCGGTGGAAAACCGTAACCTTCCTGCGGGTCACTACCTGGTGGTCATTCGTGATAACGGATCTTCTTACTCCACGAAAGTGACTGTGAAATAA
- a CDS encoding fibrobacter succinogenes major paralogous domain-containing protein, which produces MFMMVCALALATFATAKIDATELKDTRNGKTYKVVQIGDLQWMAENLNYETRKESWCLEDKQENCDKLGRLYSWDAAKKACPAGWRLPSKIEFEYLVKLAGGVQDVDMNFLWIRGAYALKSTSGWEDNRNGTDEFGFNAIPTGYFHGGFADFEDTNKAGFWSSSEHNYTTAFYMSFDSANKNATIDNLDKINGYSIRCVR; this is translated from the coding sequence GTGTTTATGATGGTCTGCGCCCTTGCGCTGGCTACTTTTGCTACCGCCAAGATCGATGCTACTGAACTGAAGGATACCCGTAACGGGAAGACCTATAAGGTAGTGCAGATTGGCGACTTGCAGTGGATGGCGGAAAACCTCAATTACGAGACCCGAAAGGAAAGCTGGTGCCTGGAAGACAAACAGGAAAACTGCGACAAGCTGGGCCGCCTTTATTCCTGGGATGCCGCCAAGAAGGCGTGCCCCGCAGGCTGGCGCCTTCCTTCCAAGATTGAATTTGAATACCTGGTAAAGCTCGCCGGCGGCGTGCAGGATGTGGACATGAACTTCCTCTGGATCCGCGGCGCCTACGCCCTGAAATCTACCTCCGGCTGGGAAGACAACCGCAACGGTACGGACGAATTTGGCTTTAACGCCATTCCTACCGGCTATTTCCACGGTGGTTTCGCCGACTTCGAGGACACCAACAAGGCGGGTTTCTGGTCCTCCTCGGAACATAACTACACCACCGCCTTCTACATGTCCTTCGATTCTGCCAACAAGAACGCCACGATCGACAATCTGGACAAGATCAACGGTTATTCCATACGCTGCGTGCGATAG
- a CDS encoding HD domain-containing phosphohydrolase, which produces MAILNKIVRQNEAEANKTVANVLFITFCIFSIIYVLNLLKVFIIDQKVMTVAFVLGGFLLLSPQVLNRIFGSENPKLKYIYVTLTNLVLFDIEVTLSFHAVVIYAFPIALAGLYFSKRVTLYGLILTMLVSMGGQFAGFYLNYVPDQNFLVMKRLILFSVLPKALTLGSFGYLLYFITDRTTKLLDKQINDTSRIKELNKDMVLGFANLVENRDENTGGHVKRTSRYVELLAKELAARGVYKDVVDSEFVNNLTSAAPMHDIGKMSIPDQILQKPGKLTDDEYVIMMSHAENGGRIIKQTFSHIGDDKYRQMVYEVARYHHEKWNGRGYPEGRSKQEIPLAARIMAVADVFDAISQKRCYREAIPLEECFKIIENGKGTDFEPVLVDVFLSMKSQIQQTMAEIIDEA; this is translated from the coding sequence ATGGCAATATTGAATAAGATCGTGCGTCAAAATGAAGCGGAAGCGAACAAGACTGTTGCAAATGTCTTGTTCATTACTTTCTGTATCTTTTCCATCATTTACGTACTGAATCTCCTTAAGGTTTTCATTATCGATCAGAAGGTCATGACGGTGGCCTTTGTGCTTGGCGGATTTCTCCTGTTGAGTCCCCAGGTTCTAAACCGAATCTTCGGTTCCGAAAATCCCAAGCTTAAGTATATCTACGTCACCTTGACCAATCTAGTCCTATTCGACATCGAGGTGACGCTGTCCTTCCATGCGGTAGTGATTTACGCTTTCCCCATTGCCCTTGCAGGGCTTTATTTTTCCAAGAGGGTGACCCTTTACGGTTTGATCCTTACCATGCTGGTGTCTATGGGTGGTCAATTTGCCGGCTTTTACCTGAACTATGTCCCCGACCAGAACTTCCTGGTGATGAAGCGCCTGATCCTGTTCAGCGTTCTTCCCAAGGCGCTGACCCTCGGTAGTTTCGGATACTTATTGTACTTCATTACGGACCGCACTACAAAGCTTCTGGACAAGCAGATTAATGATACCTCCAGGATCAAGGAGCTGAACAAGGACATGGTCCTTGGTTTTGCGAACCTGGTAGAAAACCGAGATGAAAATACAGGCGGCCATGTAAAGCGCACCAGCCGCTACGTGGAATTGCTGGCCAAGGAGCTGGCTGCCCGCGGAGTCTATAAGGACGTGGTTGATTCCGAATTCGTGAACAACCTGACTAGTGCCGCTCCTATGCACGATATCGGCAAGATGTCCATTCCGGATCAGATCCTGCAGAAGCCGGGTAAGCTTACGGATGACGAATATGTCATCATGATGTCTCACGCCGAAAATGGCGGAAGAATCATCAAGCAGACTTTCTCCCATATTGGCGACGATAAATACCGCCAGATGGTTTACGAGGTGGCACGCTACCATCACGAAAAGTGGAATGGCCGCGGTTATCCCGAAGGTCGTTCCAAGCAGGAGATTCCCCTGGCCGCACGTATCATGGCCGTGGCGGACGTGTTTGATGCCATCTCCCAGAAGCGCTGCTATCGCGAAGCCATCCCTCTGGAAGAGTGCTTCAAGATTATCGAGAATGGAAAAGGGACGGACTTCGAGCCCGTCCTGGTGGATGTTTTCCTTAGCATGAAGTCTCAGATCCAGCAGACCATGGCTGAAATCATCGACGAAGCTTAA